In Gossypium hirsutum isolate 1008001.06 chromosome D06, Gossypium_hirsutum_v2.1, whole genome shotgun sequence, one genomic interval encodes:
- the LOC121218416 gene encoding uncharacterized protein: MGDWCVLGPELVSDIEDKVRLIRDRLSAASDRQKSYADLKYREIEFSMRDLVARIHDMFYVSMLRRYRSDPMHIVPVKEIEVRPNLTFEEELVQILERDVKVLRRKSVPLVKRKR, encoded by the exons ATGGGCGACTGGTGTGTTCTAGGCCCTGAACTAGTTTCTGATATCGAGGATAAAGTTAGGTTGATTCGAGACCGACTGTCAgcggcatctgatagacagaagtcttacgCCGACCTAAAGTATCGAGAGATTGAGTTTTCAATGCGTGACTTGGTTGCACGG ATTCACGACATGTTCTACGTCTCTATGTTAAGGcgttaccgctctgatcccaTGCATATTGTTCCTGttaaggagatcgaggttaggccaaaTCTGACGTTTGAAGAGGAGCTAGTTCAGATATTGGAGCGAGATGTAAAGGTTCTAAGAAgaaaatcagttccactagttaag agAAAAAG GTGA